From Lasioglossum baleicum chromosome 2, iyLasBale1, whole genome shotgun sequence, a single genomic window includes:
- the LOC143219281 gene encoding uncharacterized protein LOC143219281 isoform X1 produces MKCVFCGILNHNNKNVSLHKFPRDEPQHKEWLKLIGLDGLSVRDNTRLCSNHFTKDCFIEHHCNRRSLKPGSVPTIFKREARFQKQQAVSVETNFTVISFSDKAQDVATMSKKENDEPRRNILIEINSIDNDTGPASITEQIPEASTIVGYSELIPTTS; encoded by the exons ATGAAGTGCGTATTTTGTGGTATTTTGAACcacaataacaaaaatgtgtccTTACACAA ATTTCCACGAGACGAACCACAACATAAAGAGTGGTTGAAACTAATTGGTTTGGATGGACTAAGTGTTCGAGACAATACTCGATTGTGTTCAAATCATTTTACAAAAGACTGTTTTATAGAGCACCACTGTAACCGGAGATCTTTGAAACCAGGAAGTGTgcctacaatttttaaaagagaGGCAAGGTTTCAAAAACAACAGGCCGTTTCGGTTGAAACAAATTTTACAG TTATATCTTTTTCAGATAAAGCTCAAGATGTGGCTACAATGtctaaaaaagaaaacgatgaACCGCGGAGGAATATTTTGATTGAAATTAATTCTATAG ATAATGACACTGGGCCAGCCTCAATAACTGAACAAATCCCTGAGGCAAGCACAATAGTGGGATACAGTGAGTTGATACCTACAACGAGCTAA
- the LOC143219281 gene encoding uncharacterized protein LOC143219281 isoform X2, with amino-acid sequence MKCVFCGILNHNNKNVSLHKFPRDEPQHKEWLKLIGLDGLSVRDNTRLCSNHFTKDCFIEHHCNRRSLKPGSVPTIFKREARFQKQQAVSVETNFTDKAQDVATMSKKENDEPRRNILIEINSIDNDTGPASITEQIPEASTIVGYSELIPTTS; translated from the exons ATGAAGTGCGTATTTTGTGGTATTTTGAACcacaataacaaaaatgtgtccTTACACAA ATTTCCACGAGACGAACCACAACATAAAGAGTGGTTGAAACTAATTGGTTTGGATGGACTAAGTGTTCGAGACAATACTCGATTGTGTTCAAATCATTTTACAAAAGACTGTTTTATAGAGCACCACTGTAACCGGAGATCTTTGAAACCAGGAAGTGTgcctacaatttttaaaagagaGGCAAGGTTTCAAAAACAACAGGCCGTTTCGGTTGAAACAAATTTTACAG ATAAAGCTCAAGATGTGGCTACAATGtctaaaaaagaaaacgatgaACCGCGGAGGAATATTTTGATTGAAATTAATTCTATAG ATAATGACACTGGGCCAGCCTCAATAACTGAACAAATCCCTGAGGCAAGCACAATAGTGGGATACAGTGAGTTGATACCTACAACGAGCTAA